GACCCCGAGCCAGTTGTGCGGGTCGATCCAGAAGTCCAGGTCGAAGCCCTTGGGGCGCACCCCCATCACCAAGGACCCTACCGCATAGGCCGAATAGGAGATGGGCGCGAGCGTCAGCGGGTTGTTGAGCCACACCGCCGCGAGGGTGACCGGCAGGTTGACGCGCAGCGCGATGGCCAGGGCCGCCGCCACCAGCATGTGGGCGAACGGCGGCATATAGGCGACGAAAAACCCGACGGCGACGGCGCCGGAGGCGGAGCGGCGGTTCAGGTGCCAGAGGTTCGCGTCATGGATGCGTTTGCCGAAGACGGACAGGTGGCGGCTCTCCAGGATGGTCCTGGGATCGGGCATGATCCGCTTGAGCAGTTTTTTCACGTCGCTATCCGGGGGCTTTCTAGGGTTGAGCGGGAGGGCAGCCGACGGGAGGCGGCGCGGTAACGGGGGGCGTCCCTGATTCCCGGGGCGGGGTCCGAACGCGCGGCCTCAAGCGTCTGGCCTGCACGGTCGGTGGCGGCGGCTCCTATCGCTTGTTAGGGATGGGCCCCCTCTGGAACGGAGGATGATACGCGGTTCCGACCGCCGCCCCGGCGATTTTCACGTCTCAGGTCCCGGCCGCAATCGCCTCGCGGAGCGAACGCACCCGGGCGACACCTTGGTCGTCGGCGAGCTTGACGTAGGCCGACTCCGCCTGATCGAGCACCTCCAGTGCCTCGCCCTTCTCCCCGCGCATGGCGAGCACCTGAGCGAGCAGTTGTCCAACGGCGCCGATGCCGTCGGGCCGGCCTAGTTTACGCATGATCTCGAATGACTCGGCCAAGTCGTCATGGATTTGCTGAAATCCGCCGGTCTGAAGATCGCCGCGCTGGAGTCGAATCTGGGCCATCGAGTACTTGATATGGGCGATGATATGGATGTCCCCCATCTGCTGTGCGATCGGCAGCCGCTGATCATGTAAGGCCAGCGCCGCGTCCAACTCCCCGCGCGCCTCCAAGATGTCGGCGATTCGGCCCTGCGTCACCGTCTTCTCGCGCACGGCGCCCAGCCGCTCGAAGACCGGGAGTTCCTCCTCGGTGCGGATGCGCAGCGCCGCGTCCAATTCCCCGCGTGCCTGCAGGATGTTGGCGATTCGGCCCTGCGTCACCGCCTTCGCGTGCGCGTCGCCCAAGCGCTCGAAGACCGGCAGTTGTTCCTTCGTCCAGATACGCAGCGCCGCGTCCAAGTCCCCGCGTGCCTTCAGGATGTCGGCGATCTTGCCCTGCGTCACCGCCTTCTCGCGTAAGTCGCCCAGGCGCTCGTAGACCGGCAGTTGTTCGTCGGTACGGATGCGCAGCGCCGCGTCCAGTTCCCCGCGCGCCTGCAGGATGTCGGCGATTTTTCCCTGCGTCACAGCCTTCGCCCGCATGTCGCCCAGCCGCTCGAAGACGGGCAGTTCTTCCTCGGTGTGAATGCGCAGCGCCGCATCCAACTCCCCGCGCGCTTCCAGGATGTCGGCAATCTTGCTCTGCGTCACCGCCTTCGCGCGCACGTCGCCCAGGCGCTCTGCCAGCGGCAGCGCCCCCTCTCGCAATACCCGCTGCGCCAGGTCCCACTGGCCGAGGGACTCGTAAACATCGCCCTGCTCAATGAGCAGAAGCAAACGCAAATCATCCGGGATCGCGGCGGCCTCCTCCCCATCCAGTTGCTGATGCAAGACGGCGAGTCGCCGGCTGCGTTGGGCCAGGGTCAGGGGGCCTATGTCTAATGAGACTTTAGGCCGATTCGCAAGGCCCATGCGCTGCTCCGGCACCGCCGCCACAAAATCGAAGACCCCGGCGCGCCAGGACCAGGCGTCCGGCGCCTCCCGCGCCACCCGCTCCAGGGCCGCGGGGGGCAGCCACCACAGCAGGGCGGCATCGAGCCGCTTCGCCAAGGCATCGCGTCGCACGTTCAGTGACTGTAGCCGCGGTCCTTGCAGCCAGTGGCCGGTGTTCACCAGGTGGATCACCGCTTGTCCTTGCCCCAGGGCCGCAAGCCAGGTCTCCAGTGCCTCGAAGTCCGGAAAGCGCTCGTCGTCGGCGAGATCGGCCGTGTGGACCGGCCGGCCGGCGCTCGCGAGCAGGTCTTGCAGCTTGCCGATCAAGAGGCCCCGATAGGACTCGTCGGCGATGCGCGCGAAGAGCAGTTGGAAGCGCGGGGCAAAGCGCAGCAACTTGACCAGGCGCTGGAAGTCCTCCTGGTGTTGCGGCAGCAGGTCCTGGGCGGCGAGGTGTCGCCGGTAGTCGAATTGGAATGGGTCGGCCGCGGGGGAGGCGATCATGAGCGGCCTTTGCCGGTTCCGCGACGCCCGGTCGGCCCCGTGTGCCTGGCCGGCGTTGGTGCCAGTGCGCGCAACGCCTCCTGATAGCCTTCCAGCCGCCGCACCACCGGGTGGCTGGCGCGCCACGAGCCGTCGTTGTAGTGCAGCAGGGCCAGGCGCCAGAGCAGATTGCGGGTGCGTTCGTCGTTACCGACGTGGGCCCCCTTCCTGGCATCCACTTCCGCAAGCAGCTTGTAGTCCGCGGGCTGGAGCCAGTAACGGAAATCGGCGGCCAGCTTGTCGATGGCCCGCTCGACCGTCGGGGCCTCGATCCGCTCGGATTCAGTCAGCTCGCACGCCATGCGCAGGAGTCGCAGCAGTTCCCGTGGGTGACCGCCGCTGTATTCGATCAGCCGGTCGATCAGGGCGGGGTCGGCAAAGGTCGCGGTCTCGATGCGCCTGGCGAGCAGGTCCCGCATCGTCTGCCAGCCGGCCTCATGGCGCCCACCGTCGCGCTGCTGGAGCTTGATGATGGGCAGCACCTCGTCCGTATCCAGCTTGCTGACGCTGGTACCGCCGTATTTCAGCGTGATGGGGGCGGTATAGAGCACCAGGGCCTGGATCGCCAGCAATTGTTCCGATTCGTGGATGAAGAGCCGCTCGGCATCGTCCAGCGGGATCTTGTCGGTGCCGTCCGCGATGAGCAACAGCCGCTCGGCCAGGCCGCGCTCCGCCAGGGTCTCCTCGGCGGCCTCGAACAAGGCGTTGAAGGCATCGGCGAACTGGGTAAAGGTCTTCTTCACCACCTCGCGCAGGGAGTCCTTGTAGACCGATGAGGTCTTGAACGCGGCGGTGAGCCGGGCGGTCAACTTGGCCAGGAAGGGGATGCCGAACTCCGCGCCAGCCTCGTTGGTGATCGAGGCCATCAGCTCGTTGATCTTGTCGTCCGTGCGGACCTGCTCGGCGAACCACTGTTCGAGCGCCTTGAGCTTGCCGCGGGGATGTCGAGTCCTTGTGTTTCCAACTCCCGGACCACCGCCATGGCCATGGCCATGAGTACGTCCGCGTATTGGAGGTTGTTGATGTCGATCTCGCTGCGCACATTGAGCAGGATCGGCAGCAGGCGCTTGCCCTGCCTCAGGGTGTCGTCGAGGCGCAGCAGTTCGGTGGATTTGCCGCTGCCGATGGGTCCGAACAGCAGTACGTGCCGCTTCCGGGTCGGGAAGAAGAGGTCCAACTCCAGATCGAGTCCGAACTTGCGTGCCAGATTGCGCTGGGTGCCGACCCCGCCGCGCGCCGCATCGGTATCGACAAAGCGCGGGTCTTTGGGGCCGAACGCCTCGTCCAGGTTGAGCTTTTGCAGCACTTCCAGCGGGTGGCCGGGTGGACTGTAGGACATTGCGGGTCTCCTGGGGCGAACGGGCGTTGTCGAATCGGGCCTGGCAAGCAAGACCAGCCGATGAAAGGCGGGCGTGGGAGCGACTTCAGCCGCGACGAGGCCACGGCGGCTGGTGCGGTCGCGTCGCGGCGCAAGCCGCTCCCACCCTTGCCCGGTCTGACTTTCAAGGCAAAGAATAACCCGAAGCGGTGCCGAGCGCGTCGGTCCGCGTCGGGTTCCTGGACGGCGGATGCGACTTTCTGCGGAATCGGGCATGATCCGCTCCAGCCATTTCCACAGGTGCTCATCCGGGTATGGAGCAGGCGAAGACGCTGTCTGAAGGGCCATCCTCGCGCGTCCCGGCGGGGTCCGGGTCCGGGCTCGCGCCCCTGGGTCTGGCCTTCGCGCTCGGGGTCGCCTGCTTCTATCTGTTGCCGCAGTTGCCGCCAACCTGGACGACGGGAGTCTATGCGGTCCTGGCGGCCATCCTGACGATGTTCCGGCGGCCCGGGCTCTGCCGCCCGGTTGCGGCCTTGCTGGTCGGCGTCCTCTATGCCCAGGTCCACACCGCGGTCCAACTCGCCAACCCCTTCCCGGAGCGACTGGCACGGGCGCCGCTGACACTCGTGGGGCGCATCGCCTCGCTGCCCGCTGACCTGGGTCAGGCGCGCCGCTTCCTGTTCGAGGTCGAGCAAGCGGACACGGCGGACGGCGCGCCCCTGCCGTTTACCGGCCTGGTGCGCCTGAGTTGGTACGAGGAGGCCCAGCGGCTGCGCGCCGGTGAGCGCTGGCGCCTGCCGGTGCGGCTCAAACCGCGCCACGGGCTCAGCAATCCGGGCGGTTTCGACTATGAGCGTTGGCTCTTCGAGCAGGGCATCAAGGCCACCGGCACGGTCCGCCGTGGGGCGGGCGCCCAGCGGCTCGATCCCGGCCCAGGCCCCTATCGGCTGATGCGCCTGCGCCAGAATTTCAACGAGCACCTGGCCGCGGTGCTGGGCCCGGTGCGCTCCCTGCCGCTGGTGCAGGCCCTGGTGACCGGGGATCAGTCCGGGTTCGAGCGGACCGACTGGGAGGCCATGACCCGGACCGGCACCAGCCACCTGGTGGCGATCTCCGGGCTGAACCTGGGTCTGATCGCCGCCGTCGCCTTCTTTCTGATCCGCGCCCTCTGGTCGCGCTGTCCGTCCTGCGCCCTGACCCTGGCGGCCCCGCGGGCGGCGGCGCTCGGGGCCTTCGGCGCGGCCTTCGCCTATGCCGCCCTGGCCGGGTTCTCGGTGTCGACCCAGCGCGCCCTGATCATGGCCGCGGTGCTGTTTGCGGTGCTGGTGTGGGAGCGCACCCCGCGCCATTGGCACGCCCTGATCCTGGCCCTGACCGGGGTCCTGCTGTGGGACCCCCGCGCCGCCCTGTCCTTCGGGTTCTGGCTGTCCTTCGCCGCGGTCGCCGTACTGCTGTTCAACCTCGGGCAGCGGCTGCCGCGGCGCGACCTCTGGAGCCGCTTGGGGCGGGCCCAATGGGCGGTGGCGGTGGGGCTGCTGCCGCTGCTGCTGCTCCTGTTCGGGCGGGTGTCGGCCATCTCGCCGCTGGTGAATCTGGTGGCCGAGCCGCTCTTTACCCTGATCCTGTTCCCCTTGGTCCTGGGCAGCGCGCTGCTCAGCCTGGTGCCGGGTCTGACCCTGCCCCTGGTGCTCACCGCGCAGCTCCTCAACTGGTGCCTCGCCGCCCTGGCCTGGATCGCTGCCTTCCCCTGGGCGGTCGTCGCCCTGCCGCTGGGTCCCCCCTGGGTCTGGCCCTTCGCCTTCCTGGGGGTGGGGCTGCTCCTGGCCCCGCGGGGGCTGCCGGGGCGCTGGCTGGGTCTGCCGCTGCTCCTGCCGCTGGT
The DNA window shown above is from Candidatus Thiodictyon syntrophicum and carries:
- a CDS encoding DUF2062 domain-containing protein, producing MKKLLKRIMPDPRTILESRHLSVFGKRIHDANLWHLNRRSASGAVAVGFFVAYMPPFAHMLVAAALAIALRVNLPVTLAAVWLNNPLTLAPISYSAYAVGSLVMGVRPKGFDLDFWIDPHNWLGVLTPFLIGSLVCALLCAALGYFGVQALWRWTLRREIARRRQRYQQMRAQVIAAALVSAPVVSTPSSNRQT
- a CDS encoding DNA internalization-related competence protein ComEC/Rec2; the encoded protein is MEQAKTLSEGPSSRVPAGSGSGLAPLGLAFALGVACFYLLPQLPPTWTTGVYAVLAAILTMFRRPGLCRPVAALLVGVLYAQVHTAVQLANPFPERLARAPLTLVGRIASLPADLGQARRFLFEVEQADTADGAPLPFTGLVRLSWYEEAQRLRAGERWRLPVRLKPRHGLSNPGGFDYERWLFEQGIKATGTVRRGAGAQRLDPGPGPYRLMRLRQNFNEHLAAVLGPVRSLPLVQALVTGDQSGFERTDWEAMTRTGTSHLVAISGLNLGLIAAVAFFLIRALWSRCPSCALTLAAPRAAALGAFGAAFAYAALAGFSVSTQRALIMAAVLFAVLVWERTPRHWHALILALTGVLLWDPRAALSFGFWLSFAAVAVLLFNLGQRLPRRDLWSRLGRAQWAVAVGLLPLLLLLFGRVSAISPLVNLVAEPLFTLILFPLVLGSALLSLVPGLTLPLVLTAQLLNWCLAALAWIAAFPWAVVALPLGPPWVWPFAFLGVGLLLAPRGLPGRWLGLPLLLPLVLVRPPAPAPGELWFTLLDVGQGLSAVLRTRDGTLVFDTGPAFDSGFTAGAAVVAPFLTAAGVTRVDVLMVSHADRDHAGGAAALLERLPVGLVRSGEPAALGVAGVEACRAGDGWTWSGVRFAILYPAVPPDGSAAPRGNDASCVLRVETGGRSVLLTGDLGQRPESDLVQRLGPGLASDVLVAGHHGSPTSTGAAFLDAVAPRWVLYASGYANHFGFPSREVRERVAARGIPALDTGVSGAIEVRLGADGSLTGPRAWRERARRVWTQVGAAGADQAAPERDAGLPISR